In one Sporomusa sphaeroides DSM 2875 genomic region, the following are encoded:
- the trmL gene encoding tRNA (uridine(34)/cytosine(34)/5-carboxymethylaminomethyluridine(34)-2'-O)-methyltransferase TrmL, with the protein MHIVLVEPEIPGNTGNIARLCAATGCELHLVKPLGFSIEDKYLKRAGLDYWNLVKVHVHETFNEIAALYQGHNFYFNTTKADKHHSDIAYQPEDLLVFGKETAGLPQELLHSYPDNCVRIPMVDDARSLNLSNAVAIVVYEAFRQQNFAGLR; encoded by the coding sequence ATGCATATTGTACTGGTAGAGCCGGAAATTCCCGGCAATACCGGCAACATTGCCAGATTGTGCGCAGCTACCGGCTGTGAACTGCATTTGGTTAAACCGCTGGGGTTTTCTATTGAGGATAAGTATTTAAAGCGGGCAGGGCTTGATTATTGGAATTTGGTTAAAGTACATGTTCACGAAACCTTTAATGAAATAGCCGCATTGTACCAAGGCCATAATTTTTATTTTAATACCACAAAAGCCGATAAACATCATAGCGATATTGCGTACCAGCCCGAAGACCTGCTGGTTTTCGGCAAAGAAACTGCCGGACTGCCTCAGGAACTGCTGCATTCTTACCCGGATAACTGTGTCCGCATCCCTATGGTTGATGATGCCAGGTCACTTAACTTGTCGAATGCGGTAGCAATTGTCGTATATGAGGCGTTCAGGCAGCAAAATTTTGCCGGGCTCAGATGA
- a CDS encoding prephenate dehydrogenase, whose product MTSPAERIAIIGMGLIGGSLGLALKAARGGKIEITGMDTNELSLVKARQSGAADIVTTDFKAGVINADIIFLCTPVLQVASLVNEIAPYIKKGAILTDTGSTKGYLIEQITAVLPEGVHYVPGHPMAGREKSGIEAADETLFCDKWYILTPDAASDAQAIDTVRRVIGWTGAKITVMEACQHDWCTALISHVPHIGAAALVNLLEHAHDQDSSIKLAGGGFRDTTRIASSNADMWADICITNSGPIADSLDKFGQLLTQVAAAVRQGDRTSIHTFFATAKKRRDELLRLEEAANGQPLTNGH is encoded by the coding sequence ATGACTTCGCCTGCTGAGCGGATTGCAATTATCGGCATGGGACTGATCGGTGGTTCGCTCGGTTTGGCCTTAAAGGCTGCCAGAGGCGGCAAAATAGAGATTACTGGTATGGATACCAATGAACTGTCACTTGTCAAAGCGCGGCAGAGTGGTGCTGCCGATATAGTTACTACCGATTTTAAGGCAGGTGTGATAAACGCCGACATAATCTTTTTATGTACACCGGTGCTGCAAGTGGCTTCACTGGTAAATGAAATAGCACCTTATATAAAAAAAGGCGCTATCCTGACAGATACCGGCAGTACGAAAGGCTATTTAATCGAGCAAATAACGGCAGTATTGCCTGAAGGCGTGCATTATGTGCCGGGACACCCAATGGCCGGGCGTGAGAAAAGCGGTATAGAGGCTGCCGACGAAACGCTGTTTTGTGATAAGTGGTATATCCTTACCCCTGATGCGGCAAGTGATGCGCAGGCCATTGACACAGTTCGCCGGGTTATTGGCTGGACAGGAGCCAAAATTACCGTGATGGAGGCTTGCCAGCATGACTGGTGTACCGCACTTATCAGTCATGTGCCGCACATTGGGGCGGCGGCTCTGGTCAATCTGCTGGAACATGCTCACGATCAGGACAGCAGCATTAAACTGGCTGGCGGCGGTTTTCGGGATACCACACGGATTGCTTCTTCCAACGCCGATATGTGGGCCGATATCTGCATAACTAATTCCGGGCCGATTGCCGACAGCCTGGACAAATTCGGCCAGCTATTAACCCAGGTGGCAGCGGCTGTCCGCCAGGGAGACCGGACAAGCATCCATACCTTCTTTGCCACTGCCAAAAAACGCCGTGATGAACTATTGCGTTTGGAAGAGGCCGCTAACGGACAACCCTTGACCAATGGGCATTGA
- the typA gene encoding translational GTPase TypA — translation MERNDLRNIAIIAHVDHGKTTLVDAMLKQSGVFRANEHVAERVMDSNDIERERGITILSKNTAVMYNNTKINIVDTPGHADFGGEVERVLNMVDGVLLLVDAFEGPMPQTKYVLRKALEQKLKPIVVINKIDRPDQRVEDVVDEVLELFIELEADDEQLDFPVVYATARSGIAKMEMADESDNLLPLFECIERTIPAPQGEIDGPLQVMITTLDYDDYVGRIAIGRVVRGRIVSGQNVTVLTGETQEKAKIGKLYIYEGLKRTEVKEAALGDIIAMIGLETVNIGDTVADTENPEALPTIRIDEPTLAMLFAVNTSPFAGREGQYVTSRHIRDRLFREAQTNVSLRVIETDSPDAFEVAGRGELHLSILIETMRREGYELQIGKPQVIYKQINGQRCEPMEFLTIDVPQEFMGAVMESLGTRRAELVNMVELAGYLRMEFIVPARGLIGFRSEFLTNTKGNGIMHHVFHGYVPYKGDIPGRTRGALVAFEAGETSGYGINSIQDRGIMFVIPGQAVYQGMIVGENAREMDMDVNPCKKKHVTNMRASGSDDAVRLAPARIFSLEQALEYINDDELVEVTPQSIRLRKATLDRHARGRERKKEA, via the coding sequence ATGGAACGAAACGACTTACGTAATATTGCAATTATTGCCCATGTTGACCATGGTAAAACCACTTTGGTCGATGCTATGCTTAAACAAAGCGGCGTTTTCCGCGCCAATGAACATGTAGCCGAACGCGTTATGGACTCTAACGACATTGAGCGGGAACGCGGCATTACTATCCTGTCTAAAAACACGGCGGTAATGTATAACAATACCAAAATTAATATTGTTGACACTCCGGGTCACGCCGATTTTGGCGGCGAAGTGGAGCGGGTTCTCAACATGGTTGATGGTGTGCTGCTCTTGGTTGACGCCTTTGAAGGACCTATGCCTCAGACTAAATATGTGTTGAGAAAAGCATTGGAACAAAAATTGAAACCCATTGTGGTTATAAATAAAATCGACCGCCCGGATCAAAGGGTGGAGGATGTTGTTGATGAGGTTTTAGAACTGTTTATTGAGCTTGAGGCCGATGATGAGCAGCTTGATTTCCCGGTTGTCTACGCTACTGCCAGGTCAGGTATTGCAAAAATGGAAATGGCCGACGAAAGCGACAACCTGCTGCCTTTGTTTGAATGTATTGAGAGAACCATACCTGCACCGCAGGGCGAAATTGACGGTCCGCTGCAGGTCATGATAACCACCCTCGATTATGACGATTATGTCGGGCGGATTGCCATTGGCCGGGTTGTGCGGGGGCGTATTGTGTCCGGACAAAATGTTACTGTTCTGACCGGTGAGACTCAGGAAAAGGCCAAAATCGGTAAACTATATATATATGAGGGCTTAAAGCGTACCGAGGTTAAGGAAGCGGCCTTGGGTGATATCATTGCCATGATTGGCTTGGAAACGGTCAATATTGGTGATACTGTGGCCGATACCGAAAATCCGGAAGCCTTACCGACCATCAGGATTGATGAACCGACTTTGGCGATGCTGTTTGCGGTTAATACCAGCCCGTTTGCCGGGAGGGAAGGTCAGTATGTTACCTCCCGCCATATTAGGGACCGTCTGTTCCGCGAGGCGCAAACCAATGTTAGCCTGAGGGTTATCGAAACTGACAGCCCGGACGCTTTTGAAGTTGCCGGCCGGGGCGAATTGCATTTATCCATTCTTATCGAAACCATGCGCCGTGAAGGCTATGAACTGCAAATCGGCAAACCCCAGGTAATTTATAAGCAGATTAACGGACAGCGCTGCGAGCCAATGGAATTTTTGACAATTGACGTACCGCAGGAATTTATGGGCGCAGTTATGGAATCTCTGGGAACTCGCCGGGCAGAACTTGTCAATATGGTGGAACTGGCCGGTTACCTGCGGATGGAATTTATTGTTCCGGCGCGCGGGCTGATTGGTTTTAGGTCAGAGTTTTTGACCAATACTAAGGGCAATGGCATTATGCACCATGTGTTTCATGGCTATGTACCCTATAAAGGCGATATTCCCGGCCGTACCCGTGGGGCTCTAGTGGCGTTTGAGGCTGGTGAAACCAGTGGTTATGGCATCAATAGCATTCAGGACAGAGGCATTATGTTTGTTATTCCGGGGCAAGCCGTATATCAGGGCATGATCGTTGGCGAAAATGCCCGGGAAATGGATATGGATGTTAATCCCTGCAAGAAAAAACATGTTACCAACATGCGGGCCAGTGGCTCTGATGATGCTGTCCGGCTGGCTCCGGCGCGCATTTTCAGCCTGGAGCAGGCGCTTGAATATATTAATGATGATGAACTTGTGGAAGTCACTCCACAAAGCATCCGGCTGCGCAAAGCAACCCTGGACAGACATGCCCGCGGACGCGAGCGGAAAAAAGAGGCTTAA
- the murB gene encoding UDP-N-acetylmuramate dehydrogenase, which translates to MVTMPVDFAAELKKAIPPERLLVNEPLSKHTTFQIGGPADFLVLPASPVEVAEVLALAEACTVPVTVLGNGSNVLVLDRGIRGLVIKFGAEMGYIRHNGTTVFAGAGALLSEVSQYAAKSKLTGFEFAIGIPGSIGGAVFMNAGAYEGDMSQVVQAVTAVCANGKRQRFVREELLFGYRHSVFQENGCLVCEVELALSAGEDSSIQVRIEDYTNKRHSKQPIDMPSAGSTFKRPPGYFAGTLIEQAGLKGARVGGAQVSTKHAGFIINAGGATARDVLSLISKVQDRVYQQFGISLHPEVRVLGEG; encoded by the coding sequence ATGGTTACCATGCCGGTAGACTTTGCTGCCGAATTAAAAAAAGCTATTCCCCCGGAAAGGCTGCTGGTTAATGAACCGTTGTCCAAACACACCACGTTTCAAATTGGCGGTCCGGCTGATTTTTTAGTGCTGCCGGCTTCACCGGTGGAAGTGGCGGAGGTGCTTGCACTTGCTGAAGCTTGTACTGTACCTGTCACTGTGTTGGGGAATGGTTCTAATGTATTGGTGCTGGACCGGGGCATTCGCGGTCTGGTTATTAAATTTGGCGCTGAAATGGGGTATATCCGGCATAACGGCACGACTGTGTTTGCCGGAGCCGGTGCGTTGCTCTCAGAGGTATCGCAATATGCCGCCAAATCCAAACTCACAGGCTTTGAGTTTGCCATTGGTATTCCCGGCAGTATTGGCGGTGCGGTATTCATGAATGCCGGAGCCTATGAAGGCGATATGAGTCAGGTGGTGCAGGCTGTCACTGCGGTATGCGCCAATGGCAAACGGCAACGGTTTGTCCGGGAAGAACTGCTTTTTGGTTACCGGCACAGTGTTTTTCAGGAAAACGGCTGCCTTGTCTGCGAGGTTGAACTGGCTTTGTCTGCCGGTGAGGATAGCTCTATTCAGGTTCGTATTGAGGATTATACAAACAAACGGCACAGCAAACAACCGATTGATATGCCCAGTGCCGGCAGCACCTTTAAGCGGCCGCCGGGGTATTTTGCCGGTACCCTGATTGAGCAGGCCGGCCTCAAAGGTGCCCGTGTCGGTGGCGCACAGGTTTCAACCAAACATGCGGGGTTTATTATTAACGCCGGTGGTGCGACAGCCCGGGATGTGCTGTCACTTATCAGTAAAGTTCAGGATCGTGTCTATCAACAGTTTGGTATTTCCCTGCATCCGGAGGTACGGGTATTAGGGGAAGGCTAA
- a CDS encoding YlbF family regulator, with translation MSVHDKAHDLGRALRNSDEYKAFLLAKQNLDNDAASKTMVQDFFKKKLAAEYDLMAGHPEDKEKSQELQKMYEMIVLNPKARDFIHSHMRFQQIAADIYKIIGDAVAEGMDIFGKE, from the coding sequence ATGAGTGTGCATGACAAAGCCCATGATTTGGGGCGGGCGTTGAGAAACTCTGACGAGTACAAGGCGTTTTTACTTGCCAAGCAAAATCTTGACAATGACGCAGCAAGCAAAACCATGGTACAGGATTTTTTCAAGAAAAAGCTGGCTGCCGAATATGACTTAATGGCCGGTCATCCTGAAGATAAAGAGAAGTCTCAGGAACTGCAGAAAATGTATGAAATGATTGTCCTTAATCCCAAAGCCAGAGACTTCATTCATTCTCACATGCGTTTTCAGCAGATTGCGGCTGACATATACAAAATAATTGGCGATGCGGTCGCCGAAGGAATGGATATATTTGGCAAAGAATGA
- a CDS encoding DMT family transporter: MRKEIYGYLAVIAAASMWGIGGSAAKALMNQDITPFLLVKIRLTLAFLLMVAGLFCYNRQLLVIPRREIAYFAVLGTAGMALLQFFYFYTISLTNVATAVFLQYLAPVLMAVYAVLFEKEKLGWQRGSAVGLATLGGLMIMLNAGSTNISLLGLASGLMAAVVMAFNTIYGRRGVRQYHPLTVVTYSFFFAALFWWLVSPDAWTAGVIHAGNWWLFMYIAVFATVVPFLLYFTGMRFLSPTNVGVTACLEPVIAAGVAYLTLGEVMGWLQSCGGLLVIGAVILLQTSSEPQAAPTKDKQADIV, from the coding sequence ATGCGCAAAGAAATATATGGATATCTTGCTGTTATTGCAGCTGCCAGTATGTGGGGAATTGGCGGTTCGGCAGCCAAAGCGCTGATGAATCAGGATATTACGCCGTTCCTGTTAGTGAAAATTCGTCTGACACTGGCATTTTTATTAATGGTAGCCGGGCTTTTCTGTTACAACCGCCAACTGCTGGTGATTCCGCGCCGGGAAATAGCGTATTTTGCCGTACTGGGTACGGCCGGAATGGCGCTGTTACAATTTTTCTATTTTTACACCATCAGCCTTACGAATGTTGCCACCGCCGTTTTCTTGCAATATCTGGCACCGGTACTGATGGCTGTATATGCAGTGCTTTTTGAAAAGGAAAAACTGGGTTGGCAGCGCGGCAGCGCAGTTGGGTTGGCCACTTTGGGCGGACTCATGATTATGCTTAACGCAGGCAGTACCAACATCAGCCTGCTGGGGCTTGCCAGCGGCCTGATGGCTGCGGTGGTTATGGCGTTTAATACCATATACGGGAGACGGGGGGTACGCCAGTACCATCCGCTGACAGTGGTCACCTACTCATTTTTCTTTGCCGCATTGTTTTGGTGGCTGGTGTCGCCTGATGCGTGGACAGCAGGAGTCATTCATGCCGGCAATTGGTGGCTGTTTATGTATATTGCCGTATTCGCCACCGTAGTTCCTTTTTTACTGTATTTTACCGGTATGCGGTTTTTATCGCCGACCAATGTGGGAGTTACTGCCTGCCTCGAACCTGTTATTGCCGCTGGTGTCGCTTACCTGACGCTGGGTGAGGTTATGGGCTGGCTGCAGTCCTGCGGCGGGCTGCTGGTAATTGGCGCCGTTATTTTGCTGCAGACAAGCAGTGAACCGCAAGCTGCCCCAACTAAGGACAAACAAGCTGATATTGTATAA
- a CDS encoding TIM barrel protein yields MFAQFGPAGNPDAFYEAGFKSSADMPKWLAGLTLNAYEYQCSRGVNIKQSTAELVGQEAARYGVKLSIHAPYYISLATEDEATASNTERHFLRSLEVAKWMGADRIVFHIGGSGKGIDRRQALERAKRSFAKVLEQAEQAGLAGPNLLPETMGKQNQLGSLDEVLELCKMAEWVRPAVDFGHLHAVTGGQYTTSQEFAAVFDKIGEVLGEEAAKQLHIHFSPIEFTKGGEKRHWSFGDPFGPPHEPLLAVIADRGYTPRIICESAGTQAKDAKTMQVFYQKLLKKDFSV; encoded by the coding sequence ATGTTTGCACAATTTGGACCGGCAGGTAATCCGGACGCATTTTATGAAGCCGGCTTCAAGTCATCGGCCGACATGCCTAAATGGCTGGCAGGTCTTACGCTTAACGCTTATGAATATCAATGCAGCCGCGGTGTTAACATTAAGCAGTCGACTGCCGAACTGGTAGGGCAGGAGGCTGCCCGTTATGGGGTTAAACTTAGCATCCATGCGCCTTACTATATAAGTTTAGCTACCGAGGATGAAGCCACTGCCAGCAATACGGAACGCCATTTTCTCCGTTCGCTTGAGGTTGCAAAATGGATGGGCGCAGACAGGATTGTTTTTCATATCGGTGGCTCCGGCAAAGGTATTGACCGGCGCCAGGCATTAGAACGCGCCAAACGCTCATTTGCCAAGGTTTTGGAGCAGGCTGAGCAGGCAGGCTTGGCAGGCCCGAACCTCTTGCCGGAGACGATGGGCAAACAAAATCAGCTGGGCTCACTTGACGAAGTGCTTGAGTTATGCAAAATGGCCGAATGGGTGCGTCCTGCTGTCGATTTTGGCCATTTACATGCCGTGACCGGCGGTCAGTATACCACCAGCCAGGAGTTTGCCGCTGTATTTGATAAAATCGGCGAAGTACTGGGAGAAGAAGCGGCCAAACAACTGCATATTCATTTCAGCCCGATTGAATTCACCAAAGGCGGTGAGAAACGTCACTGGAGTTTTGGTGATCCTTTCGGTCCGCCGCATGAGCCACTCCTGGCAGTCATTGCTGACAGAGGGTATACACCTCGGATTATCTGCGAGTCTGCCGGCACTCAGGCTAAAGATGCCAAAACGATGCAGGTGTTTTACCAAAAATTATTGAAAAAAGATTTCAGTGTATAA
- a CDS encoding MBL fold metallo-hydrolase RNA specificity domain-containing protein produces the protein MRLTFLGAAGMVTGSSYLLEIGQKKFLIDCGLFQGSKAIMALNRRDFLYNPAEIDAVFLTHAHIDHSGLLPKLCNSGFKGPIYATKATAELCSIMLPDSAHIQEFDAEIANRKGQRAGRKPVEPLYTVADAYACLNQFSPAAYDTKLTLSEEVTIQFRDAGHILGSSMIEVWGTENGQTAKILFSGDMGQPDQPIIKDPAIIESADYIVLESTYGGRQHEPGDPIELLAKYVNDTAAKGGNLVIPSFAVGRTQTLLYHLYKLFKAGSIPEIPIFVDSPLAIAATNVFLKNSQEYDKEAYDLMYGDQEQPLRLPQLVYTKTAEESKAINSLDKPAIIISASGMADAGRILHHLKHNLWRPESTILFVGYQSQGSLGRRILDGARKVKIMGEEISVRAEIHNMEGFSAHADQSQLTSWLKNFTTKPANIFIVHGEEDRSEPFGKMINEEFGIATYIPKYGDAAQIDGRTWNIEPSAITTVEPAVQQLRDQLEEMEKEYADFRRRLEDLVAANSANLQAVLKRVEKIRTFVKKTLSDLWS, from the coding sequence ATGCGTTTAACTTTTTTGGGAGCCGCTGGAATGGTAACAGGTTCCTCGTACCTTTTGGAAATCGGTCAGAAAAAGTTTTTGATTGACTGCGGCCTGTTTCAGGGGTCAAAAGCCATTATGGCACTAAATAGACGGGATTTTTTATATAACCCGGCCGAGATTGACGCTGTGTTTTTAACTCATGCGCACATTGATCACAGCGGGCTTTTGCCCAAATTGTGCAACTCAGGCTTTAAAGGGCCTATTTACGCTACGAAAGCAACTGCCGAACTATGCAGCATTATGTTGCCTGATAGTGCTCATATTCAGGAATTTGATGCGGAAATTGCCAATAGAAAAGGGCAGCGTGCCGGACGCAAACCGGTAGAACCCTTGTATACGGTAGCAGATGCTTATGCTTGCCTCAATCAGTTTTCACCCGCAGCCTATGATACTAAGCTGACACTGTCTGAGGAGGTTACCATTCAATTCAGGGATGCCGGCCATATCTTAGGTTCTTCCATGATTGAGGTATGGGGAACGGAAAATGGTCAAACCGCCAAAATTTTGTTTTCCGGTGATATGGGGCAGCCTGATCAGCCGATTATTAAAGACCCGGCCATCATTGAATCAGCCGATTATATTGTTCTTGAATCTACTTACGGCGGCCGGCAGCATGAGCCTGGCGACCCCATTGAGCTGTTAGCCAAGTATGTTAATGATACCGCAGCCAAAGGCGGCAATCTGGTTATTCCGTCCTTTGCTGTTGGCCGCACCCAAACCCTGCTGTATCATTTGTATAAGTTGTTTAAAGCAGGTTCGATACCGGAAATTCCCATCTTTGTGGACAGTCCGCTGGCGATAGCGGCAACCAATGTATTTTTGAAAAACTCACAAGAGTATGATAAAGAAGCCTATGATCTGATGTATGGCGATCAGGAGCAGCCGCTGCGCCTGCCGCAGCTGGTTTACACCAAAACGGCTGAGGAGTCCAAGGCCATTAATAGTCTGGATAAACCGGCCATCATTATATCGGCCAGCGGTATGGCCGATGCCGGGCGTATTCTTCATCACTTAAAACACAACCTATGGCGGCCGGAAAGCACTATATTGTTTGTCGGCTATCAGTCGCAGGGCAGTTTGGGACGCCGGATACTGGACGGTGCCAGAAAAGTTAAGATTATGGGTGAGGAAATCAGTGTTAGAGCGGAAATTCATAATATGGAAGGTTTTTCGGCTCACGCCGATCAGAGCCAACTGACTTCCTGGCTGAAAAATTTTACAACAAAACCGGCTAATATTTTTATTGTGCATGGTGAAGAGGACCGGTCAGAACCTTTTGGCAAAATGATTAATGAAGAGTTTGGCATAGCGACATATATTCCGAAATATGGTGATGCTGCCCAGATTGACGGACGGACCTGGAACATTGAGCCTTCGGCGATTACGACGGTTGAGCCAGCCGTTCAGCAGCTTAGAGATCAGCTCGAGGAAATGGAAAAAGAATACGCCGACTTCCGGCGCAGGCTCGAAGACCTGGTGGCTGCCAATTCCGCCAATCTTCAGGCAGTGCTTAAGCGTGTTGAGAAAATCCGGACATTTGTTAAAAAGACACTCAGTGATTTATGGTCGTGA
- a CDS encoding PRK06851 family protein: MAEGKIKHVFPGGNTPQGFFSYYDYVIPIDATRIFLLKGGPGVGKSTFMKKIGQAMVDQGFDVEHHHCSSDPHSLDGLVIPSLNTALIDGTSPHIVDPKHPGCVDEILNLGEFWDESKLINNKAEIVSCTREIGKRFQRAYRMLRAAKAVYDDWEAANGEAMDYKIANQKTTAIIEKIFGGVTSVGQGKNRKLFASAITPIGPVNYIDSISADIKHRYIITGFPGTGKATLLAKAADTAITKGLDIETYYCPLDPLKIEHIIIPALDTAVLTSTPPHNLSLDNTTPVIDMNECLNPVITRQLDAVTAYDRTAFWEFFDKAGAYIKEAKKLHDELETYYVPNIAFSSVDALRKITLARIAGFATK, encoded by the coding sequence ATGGCTGAAGGCAAAATCAAGCATGTGTTTCCCGGCGGCAACACCCCCCAAGGCTTTTTCTCTTATTATGACTATGTAATTCCAATTGACGCTACCAGGATTTTCCTGTTGAAGGGCGGACCCGGAGTCGGCAAATCCACGTTTATGAAAAAAATTGGGCAGGCGATGGTGGACCAGGGTTTTGACGTCGAACATCACCATTGCTCAAGTGACCCGCATTCCCTGGACGGGCTGGTCATACCGTCGCTCAATACAGCATTAATTGACGGTACTTCTCCTCATATTGTTGATCCCAAGCATCCCGGTTGTGTTGACGAAATCCTCAATCTCGGCGAATTTTGGGACGAAAGCAAGCTGATCAACAATAAAGCTGAAATCGTAAGCTGCACCCGGGAGATCGGCAAACGCTTCCAACGCGCCTACCGCATGCTCAGAGCGGCCAAAGCGGTATATGATGACTGGGAGGCGGCCAACGGCGAAGCAATGGATTACAAAATAGCCAACCAGAAAACAACTGCCATTATTGAGAAAATATTTGGCGGTGTCACCAGCGTAGGCCAGGGGAAAAACAGGAAGCTTTTCGCCTCTGCGATCACGCCAATTGGTCCGGTAAATTATATTGATTCTATTAGTGCCGATATCAAGCACCGCTATATTATTACCGGCTTTCCCGGCACAGGCAAAGCTACCCTGCTGGCTAAAGCCGCCGATACGGCTATCACTAAGGGGCTTGATATCGAAACCTATTACTGTCCGCTTGACCCGCTAAAAATAGAACACATCATCATCCCGGCTCTTGACACGGCTGTGCTGACTTCCACACCGCCGCATAATCTGTCCCTTGATAATACAACACCGGTTATTGACATGAATGAATGCCTCAATCCGGTGATTACCAGACAGCTAGACGCGGTCACCGCTTATGACCGGACCGCTTTCTGGGAGTTTTTCGATAAAGCCGGAGCCTATATCAAGGAAGCAAAGAAACTGCATGATGAGCTTGAGACCTATTATGTGCCTAACATTGCTTTCAGCAGCGTAGATGCCCTTAGGAAAATAACTCTGGCAAGGATAGCAGGGTTTGCGACAAAATGA
- a CDS encoding SGNH/GDSL hydrolase family protein, which produces MKILIILAILLALMLYLPEIPKNADPIPLKPKPAEIKPLDPSANSIRLTDNIGQIPESADNVKPAPTSFYPDSAPSSVQPMLTWTVVPGAVYYELEFLAELPKNPNTVFPAKNQLRLVRKIFTNGYNADLSWYKGNCIYWRVRALDLQGNPLGVFSDAAEVWLDRSLVPVTRPLTNNRMPATQPAPLYPAYAWIPVAGGVSYEVELTSRPPENPNGVEPSRHRIWSKIVTGVNDCYDDQPRRNSGRYYWRVRGMDAAGNPVGGYSDTADFTVAATRRQYAATFGDSITHGGGAISYSPADSDYSYQTYLYFPTVNLGKSGDTAATMLARFEQDVLPFKPNYLIILGGTNSLRGGIPATQVISELAAIRDKCLLHGIRPIFLTLPPINPETIALIFQEETVPGWREEFDAVNSFIRQQQYCIDIEPYFTDSSRKLPEHLSIDGLHPDIDGKQLMAQIINAHWSRVVR; this is translated from the coding sequence TTGAAGATACTGATTATATTGGCAATATTGCTGGCACTAATGCTATATTTGCCGGAAATACCAAAAAATGCAGATCCGATTCCGCTCAAACCGAAGCCGGCGGAAATTAAGCCCCTGGACCCATCTGCCAATTCCATCAGGCTAACCGATAACATCGGCCAAATACCTGAAAGCGCCGATAATGTCAAACCTGCGCCTACTTCTTTTTATCCTGACAGCGCCCCGTCCTCTGTCCAGCCGATGCTTACCTGGACAGTAGTTCCAGGCGCAGTTTACTATGAACTGGAATTCCTCGCAGAGCTGCCGAAAAATCCCAATACTGTTTTTCCAGCGAAGAACCAGCTTCGTTTAGTACGGAAAATTTTTACCAATGGGTATAATGCTGATTTATCCTGGTATAAAGGCAACTGTATTTACTGGCGCGTTCGCGCTCTTGATCTGCAAGGCAACCCGCTGGGAGTGTTTTCTGACGCGGCCGAAGTCTGGCTTGACCGCAGCCTTGTCCCGGTTACCCGTCCCCTGACTAATAACCGGATGCCGGCAACACAGCCGGCACCACTTTATCCTGCCTATGCCTGGATTCCGGTGGCAGGTGGTGTAAGTTATGAAGTCGAGCTTACCAGCCGGCCGCCGGAAAACCCTAATGGCGTTGAACCATCCCGCCATCGCATCTGGAGCAAAATTGTTACCGGCGTTAATGATTGCTATGATGACCAGCCCCGCAGAAACTCAGGTAGGTATTACTGGCGGGTTCGCGGGATGGATGCGGCCGGAAATCCGGTGGGCGGCTACTCGGACACAGCCGATTTTACCGTTGCTGCAACCCGGAGACAATATGCGGCAACCTTTGGTGACAGTATCACGCATGGTGGTGGCGCTATCTCCTATTCTCCGGCCGATTCCGACTATAGCTACCAGACATACCTTTATTTTCCCACCGTTAATCTGGGTAAAAGCGGTGATACTGCGGCAACCATGCTGGCGCGGTTTGAGCAGGATGTCCTGCCCTTTAAGCCAAACTATTTAATTATTCTCGGTGGAACTAACAGTCTGCGCGGCGGTATTCCCGCGACACAGGTAATTTCCGAACTTGCCGCTATTCGCGACAAATGCCTGCTGCATGGTATCAGGCCGATATTTCTGACTTTGCCGCCCATTAATCCGGAAACCATTGCCCTCATCTTCCAGGAGGAAACAGTACCCGGCTGGCGGGAAGAGTTTGATGCCGTCAATAGTTTCATCCGTCAACAGCAATACTGTATTGACATTGAACCCTATTTTACCGACAGCAGCCGTAAACTTCCCGAGCATTTGTCCATCGACGGTCTTCATCCTGATATTGACGGCAAACAGCTAATGGCTCAAATTATCAATGCCCATTGGTCAAGGGTTGTCCGTTAG